The DNA window CGGCTAGTGCTTATCCCATGTAATAAGAATGGAACAGTAGCAAAACACCTATCACAACCACTAACCACAAGGATTCATAGCGGACCTATTTGCCCaatccgtagatcaaaaccatAAGAAGGagagttcgtttgtgatccaAACGCAGTCATTCTTTCTGTTTACTTTTGGACATTATGtatttaccagtctgaatgtcctgCCAAAGCCTTACTTCAagctttctgtggtgttcgtttCGCGAAAAAGTTTCatgaaaaatactaaaatgaaacaatggaatgaaatagaatagtactggcattttctgtgaaattagaattgtgtttttctaaaaacggtttctttttcctatAAAATTAGGCAAgaattttcatagttttctctcCTAATGTGTCAGTTTAAAATttagagaacattcaaactttagcttcatgCACTCTTCCGATAACAATGTAATCACCATCATGatacataataaaaaatatagtagtagtaataaaaatagtagaatAGTACTTAGATACTATGATGGGCCGTCATCACTGGACGTGTGGGCCCCAGCacctcttccactcgtttcgttccctcgccattctccaggatgttctcaagtttcgtgagtgacgttgacgagatcCTTGAGCCGtttccagctgagctctcagctgctCCATCTGTGTAGcaaacacgtcaccccatctcgttggcagTCTCcttcgagggcgtttagcatctcttagGATCCAcactagcgttcttttagtccatctatcgtcgattcttctcatgatgtgaccggcctatctatgttttgctttcgatacatattccgctgggtcgcgaagaggggacattcctcttaaatcggagctgcgaagatcGGCTAGGtattgtgtgcgccggttaaacttcagaaactTCGGTAAAATCTTtaatctctcaagggctctgtgggtagtaagtagctttctagacgtggcagaggtgtctgcccacgtctccgctgcgtaacaaagcgctggaagaactgtcgagtcgaacagatgggcacgaggatcttggtccgtcagttggtccgtagcttccctgacggctgcgaatgctgccctcattcttctattcaattcttccttcaagtcgttttccatattcatagaatatccgaggtatacgtatgacgaagtttccacgattttgaagccttcaagttgtacacctccgtcctcgcagtaggcgttcttcatgaactgtgtcttctttctgtttattgaATTAAGCATATCGGActgtagttccgaaggtcctctcggtcaccgcTCTCATGGATAACAACGGTTTGCGAGGTGTTCCACTGGTCtggaatcctttctttctgaatgtaggatgtcatgtgcgctgctaagttTACATGAATTGGATGGCCAACAGCCCGAAGGaggtctgctgatataaaatcaggtccgggggctgtgccaggtttcgtgctcttgatagcgactcatacttccgaagggagaatccgtggaaacttcaccagtggggataatcaggcttgacacaggagttgatgaacggaaaaggttcgagtagaacctctccgtaatgatttccatctcacgacgagaagccGTGCGAGTCCTCTGCAAGGCTGCTaacggaatattatattcgcggggatccctgcggcacttctttagactcgttcttctttgttctgctttcagaatctttttctgcctgtatttcaagaGATCCtactgcaacgcttttctgcagctaatgtttgctactaaccgctcaatgtgcgatgcactCGGATCAAgcccaacaattccttggtggtcttcgaaattcgatccaagtttgttgtgcgcggcttcgaggcacgctcagcacaggctcgtagtCCTCTGAGCAggatctcgtagtccacgtttgggttctcctcgatgtgccagtcaccttggtacaaggagtcctcgtgaacgtaatcgtcgtagacgacttcttttctccttcgttgccgatagcagatttccttttccatcgtgtggctaaatcgtattttcgcacgaaggagacggtgatcggaaccactacaaaaggatactactgagacgtcaagtcaAGACCACCTCCGGTTAGTGAGTATATGGTCGATCAATGCGCGAGTCGCGCcgttgggcgattcccatgtccaccgacgataatctttttccatgaaaagagagttcccatgaaagaggcgagcggcgggtAACATCCCGgtgagacgattgccattttcattccggtccccaagtccaaatcttccaatcctgtattcattttctgtgacctttcctagttttgcgttgaagtctccgacaacgaatttgtagaaggacatctcgttgcggattacttcctccagctcctcgtaaaactcgcccaattcggattcatcagttGCTGacgttggtgagtagcagttgatgatattgatgggtttttggcgcagagggggaggcgaagaatggccagacgaggtgacaggatcttgTGAGAATCGATAAGATGGACGACAggtgggtgcacaacaaaaccaacaccgcctacatttcgcgacggaaccttctctccacgaatgatgagtgtaccgtcattcatctgtcgtacgtcgctgtttctgcacttggtcttctgcagagcaatcacgtgaaatttgatacgctctgcagctgggagaagggcatgcaggtcagcgtctgtggacactgttctcgcttTGTAGGTACACaatctgagacagtctccatggcgagtcgtgcgagTGTcaccttggtccagaatcaatgacgtcctgagcaacctgagatctGATCGCCtttcaccggtcgccataccgtccgacgtctgagacggcagggcccagtgtgcaggatACTCATGCAGTATGCATGATGGAGTGCAAAaggacttttccccaaactaatcagccatgccacggcgagcttagctttcaccgcAGGTcaccaacctatatggatcaccttgcgacattttgccaagacggtggtgaatcttagcagcgaTTTACTCTTatctaggcttccgattcctaGAAGTCGGGATGTCAGATGTGTCGAATTCCTTCTCAGCTTGTGAGACCCTGCCGTAGGACCAACCtacgctgtgcatcgcagttcgacgtccagagtcacctccacgccactatcaggcggtaaaccgttgtagAGGAAATAGAATAGTACCGGCAA is part of the Necator americanus strain Aroian chromosome V, whole genome shotgun sequence genome and encodes:
- a CDS encoding hypothetical protein (NECATOR_CHRV.G20516.T1) produces the protein MLNSINRKKTQFMKNAYCEDGGVQLEGFKIVETSSYVYLGYSMNMENDLKEELNRRMRAAFAAVREATDQLTDQDPRAHLFDSTVLPALCYAAETWADTSATSRKLLTTHRALERLKILPKFLKFNRRTQYLADLRSSDLRGMSPLRDPAEYVSKAKHR
- a CDS encoding hypothetical protein (NECATOR_CHRV.G20517.T1); this encodes MEKEICYRQRRRKEVVYDDYVHEDSLYQGDWHIEENPNVDYEILLRGLRACAERASKPRTTNLDRISKTTKELLGLIRVHRTLSG
- a CDS encoding hypothetical protein (NECATOR_CHRV.G20518.T1) encodes the protein MATGERRSDLRLLRTSLILDQGDTRTTRHGDCLRLCTYKARTVSTDADLHALLPAAERIKFHVIALQKTKCRNSDVRQMNDGTLIIRGEKVPSRNVGGVGFVVHPPVVHLIDSHKILSPRLAILRLPLCAKNPSISSTATHQRQQLMNPNWASFTRSWRK